In Stenotrophomonas sp. ASS1, the following proteins share a genomic window:
- a CDS encoding glycosyltransferase family A protein produces the protein MLTLLTATGARPAAWALCERWMARQDYAGPVRWIIVDDGLEPQPVTFRRAGWQLVLVRPSPHWAPGQNTQARNLLKGLAAVGPEDRLVIIEDDDWYARDWLTTVAAELEHAELVGEHRARYYNVEQRRGRQLANTGHASLCSTAMRGSAIRDFADACRSRPKFIDLELWRRPRGRRLFGGHRVVGIKGLPGRGGIGMGHDPDFKGEADASSALLRHWIGGDAEVYL, from the coding sequence ATGCTGACGCTGCTCACGGCCACCGGTGCCCGGCCCGCCGCCTGGGCGCTGTGCGAGCGCTGGATGGCCCGGCAGGACTACGCCGGCCCCGTCCGCTGGATCATCGTGGACGACGGCCTTGAGCCGCAGCCGGTAACCTTCCGGCGCGCGGGTTGGCAGCTGGTGCTGGTGCGCCCATCGCCACATTGGGCGCCCGGGCAGAACACGCAGGCTCGCAACCTGCTGAAGGGGCTGGCTGCAGTTGGTCCGGAAGATCGGCTGGTGATCATTGAGGATGACGACTGGTATGCGCGCGACTGGTTGACCACGGTCGCGGCCGAGCTGGAGCATGCCGAGCTGGTGGGCGAGCACCGCGCTCGCTACTACAACGTGGAGCAGCGGCGCGGTCGGCAGCTGGCCAACACCGGTCACGCAAGCCTGTGCAGTACCGCGATGCGTGGCTCGGCGATCCGCGACTTCGCCGACGCCTGCCGATCACGGCCGAAGTTCATCGATCTGGAGCTGTGGCGCCGTCCGCGCGGTCGCCGGCTGTTCGGCGGCCACCGTGTCGTTGGGATCAAGGGTCTGCCAGGTCGCGGTGGCATCGGCATGGGGCATGACCCGGATTTCAAGGGTGAGGCCGACGCCAGCAGCGCCTTGCTGCGGCATTGGATCGGCGGCGATGCCGAGGTGTACTTGTGA
- a CDS encoding DUF3168 domain-containing protein has product MFPKVYRTIRTAAVSAIVDDRIGRHGEVAQTETRPYIVWQIVTGSAFDNLSAAPGGDFTSVQIDCYHKTDAGVEQLAKAVRAALDGALIVNRVVVNNRDPDTKLYRVGLEADFIDQR; this is encoded by the coding sequence ATGTTCCCGAAGGTGTATCGAACCATCCGCACCGCAGCGGTGTCGGCGATCGTCGACGACCGCATAGGGCGGCACGGTGAAGTGGCGCAGACAGAGACCCGCCCCTACATCGTCTGGCAGATCGTGACCGGTTCCGCGTTCGACAACCTGAGCGCAGCTCCAGGCGGTGATTTCACCAGTGTGCAGATCGACTGTTACCACAAGACCGACGCAGGAGTGGAGCAGCTAGCCAAGGCAGTGCGTGCTGCGCTGGATGGCGCACTGATCGTCAATCGTGTTGTGGTCAACAACCGCGACCCCGATACCAAGCTGTACCGCGTCGGCCTCGAGGCCGATTTCATCGATCAGCGCTGA
- a CDS encoding phage tail tube protein gives MTEGVVKTQGTHLFFVNPNTAGGPAIVKFACPTGASGLGGAADQIESTCLDATVDKEYQRGLGNPGQVSIPFNYIPSDASHDALFKLKDTGENVSWYIGLSDGTAAPTLDTEDELVPPLATARSGFLFSGYVADVNIDIATNEIVRGTVTVQRSGGVTRYGKPLA, from the coding sequence ATGACCGAGGGCGTCGTCAAGACCCAGGGCACCCATCTGTTCTTCGTCAACCCGAACACGGCCGGTGGCCCGGCGATCGTGAAGTTCGCCTGCCCGACCGGTGCGTCCGGGCTGGGCGGAGCTGCCGATCAGATCGAATCCACCTGCCTGGATGCAACGGTGGACAAGGAGTACCAGCGCGGGTTGGGCAACCCGGGCCAGGTGTCCATCCCGTTCAACTACATCCCCAGCGACGCATCGCATGACGCGCTGTTCAAGCTGAAGGATACCGGCGAGAACGTGAGCTGGTACATCGGCCTGAGCGACGGCACCGCGGCACCCACGCTCGACACTGAGGACGAGCTGGTTCCTCCGCTGGCCACTGCCCGGTCCGGCTTCCTGTTCAGCGGCTACGTCGCCGACGTGAACATCGACATCGCCACCAACGAGATCGTGCGGGGCACGGTCACCGTGCAGCGCAGCGGCGGCGTCACCCGCTACGGCAAGCCGCTGGCCTGA
- a CDS encoding phage tail assembly chaperone family protein, TAC produces MTETTNVAVPLLDPSLFISDDVHERQVKLPDGKEHMFYIREQEAGVLRGFFAGQTSEDPEKQAESMARLIAKAICDPEGKPALSLAQAKRLKFAVQIALTKAISEVHSYQGKESLPGEEAASGSDTSSL; encoded by the coding sequence ATGACCGAGACCACTAATGTTGCAGTGCCGCTGCTGGATCCCTCGCTTTTCATCTCCGATGATGTGCACGAGCGGCAGGTGAAGCTGCCCGATGGCAAAGAACACATGTTCTACATCCGCGAGCAGGAGGCTGGCGTTCTTCGCGGGTTCTTCGCCGGGCAGACCAGCGAGGACCCAGAAAAGCAGGCTGAATCAATGGCTCGCCTCATCGCGAAGGCCATTTGCGATCCCGAGGGGAAACCGGCTCTTTCGCTGGCGCAGGCCAAGCGCCTGAAGTTCGCGGTGCAGATCGCTCTGACCAAGGCCATCAGCGAGGTGCACAGTTACCAGGGAAAGGAGAGCTTGCCCGGCGAGGAAGCAGCGAGTGGTTCCGATACCAGCTCGCTTTGA